A genome region from Paludibacterium sp. B53371 includes the following:
- a CDS encoding HlyD family type I secretion periplasmic adaptor subunit, whose product MKSRLIRYADRLQQLRSQLGPYLDRLSNWAAGRDLREGADFAADAEWSRQLQHPARPRLFVWSSGGLLLSCLLWAALAEVDEVARGEGKVVPSFQNQHIQSLDGGLVEQILVREGQKVAKNQLLLRIDSTRAESSLRENRALHLALQAKAARLRALAGPQPFEIPEIVRQHAPEVAMQESALYHSRQSELNASLSIARAQLGQRRQELSEARARHAQAVQQFQLASRELEVTAPLKASGAVSEVDLMRLQRELARARGERDTLAAQLIRLQGGIAEAERKVQEVELSFRNAASSELSDVMARIDGLSAGSIALKDKVRVTEVRAPVAGEIKRLHLNTIGSVVQPGKDILELVPAEDDLLVEARLSPRDIAFLHPGQPARLRFTAYDHTVYGALDGEVREISADSLVDEKGQAYYLVRVQTRQAPHQRAWRIIPGMVAQVDILTGKKTVLSYLLKPVLRAKAESLSER is encoded by the coding sequence ATGAAAAGCCGACTGATCCGTTATGCCGACCGTCTGCAGCAGCTGCGCAGCCAGCTTGGCCCGTACCTTGACCGCCTGAGCAACTGGGCTGCCGGACGAGATCTGCGAGAGGGCGCTGACTTTGCCGCCGATGCCGAGTGGAGCCGACAGCTGCAACATCCCGCTCGTCCCAGACTGTTCGTCTGGAGCAGCGGTGGTCTGCTGCTGTCCTGCCTGCTCTGGGCGGCCCTGGCCGAAGTGGATGAGGTGGCCCGCGGCGAAGGCAAGGTGGTGCCCTCGTTCCAGAACCAGCACATCCAGAGCCTGGATGGCGGACTGGTCGAACAGATCCTGGTGCGGGAAGGGCAGAAAGTCGCGAAAAATCAGCTGCTGCTGCGCATTGACAGCACCCGCGCCGAATCCTCGCTGCGCGAAAACCGCGCCCTGCACCTGGCCTTGCAGGCCAAGGCGGCTCGCCTGCGTGCGCTGGCCGGACCTCAGCCCTTCGAGATTCCAGAGATCGTGCGCCAGCACGCCCCCGAGGTGGCCATGCAGGAAAGTGCCCTGTACCACTCCCGGCAAAGCGAGCTGAACGCATCGCTGTCGATTGCCCGCGCCCAGCTTGGCCAGCGCAGGCAGGAGCTGTCCGAGGCGCGCGCGCGCCATGCCCAGGCGGTTCAGCAGTTCCAGCTTGCCAGTCGGGAACTGGAAGTCACCGCACCGCTGAAAGCCTCCGGCGCCGTCTCGGAAGTCGACCTGATGCGCCTGCAACGCGAACTGGCCCGGGCCCGGGGCGAACGCGACACCCTGGCCGCACAACTGATCCGCTTACAGGGCGGGATTGCCGAAGCCGAACGCAAGGTTCAGGAAGTCGAGCTGAGCTTCCGCAACGCCGCCAGCAGTGAGCTCTCCGACGTCATGGCCAGGATCGACGGCCTGTCGGCCGGCAGTATTGCCCTCAAGGACAAGGTGCGGGTCACCGAAGTGCGGGCGCCGGTGGCAGGCGAAATCAAACGGCTGCATCTCAATACCATCGGCAGCGTCGTGCAGCCCGGCAAGGACATTCTCGAACTGGTACCGGCGGAAGACGACCTGCTGGTCGAGGCTCGTCTGTCGCCACGCGACATTGCCTTCCTGCACCCCGGACAGCCGGCTCGGCTGCGCTTTACCGCCTATGACCATACCGTCTATGGCGCGCTGGATGGCGAAGTGCGGGAGATCAGTGCCGACAGCCTGGTCGATGAAAAGGGGCAGGCTTACTACCTGGTCCGCGTTCAGACCCGCCAGGCGCCCCATCAGCGCGCCTGGCGCATTATCCCCGGCATGGTGGCCCAGGTGGACATCCTGACCGGCAAGAAAACCGTTTTGTCCTATTTGCTGAAACCGGTATTGCGCGCCAAGGCCGAGTCCTTGAGTGAGCGTTGA
- a CDS encoding type I secretion system permease/ATPase: MPEQDPLRTCLLALAHHWDLPFPPETVFSGLPLEQGRLTPSLFVRAARRLGLVARIVRQPLASLTAEMLPAVLLLAQDQACLYEGLDPDGLARLREPSLMEGEQRLPVSQLAARYQGLCILVRPRYRQDRRTAVQRNVKPGHWFWQAVAEGWPLYRDALFAALLINLCALAVPLVTMNVYDRVVPNLALSTLWVLALGAALVLVFDFLLKLARSHLLDLAGKRIDIRLSAQIMERVLGLRLEHRPASVGAFAANLRAFESVRDFIASSSVVTLVDLPFVLLFVLILLWLSPWFALPVVLAAGLMLLQAWLTAGRMRTLSESTLRAAAERNALLVESLGGLETLKALSAQGVQQGRWERTTRYLAQTGARLKILSALTGHFAALIQQLSYLSMLVLGVYLILDGRTSPGGIIAAGMLSARATAPLGQLVGLLTQYHNARASLASVESVMQLPVERDSEQVYTPRAPFRGAIELCGVSFSYPGASRPALSDVSLRLQPGERVAILGAIGSGKSTIQKLVMGLYQPTGGTVRVDGIDLRQIDPDELRQHIGYVPQESLLFYGSLRHNLEMGQHRVTVERLQRAMRIAGLDRFVDQHPEGYDLLVGERGETLSGGQRRAVCIARAWVSDASILLMDEPTSNMDPAQAQRIIRALSAELAGKTLLLVTHQPDVLALVDRIVVLEQGHIVADGPKAEVLAALSGGRRSTEATA; this comes from the coding sequence GTGCCAGAGCAAGATCCATTGCGAACCTGCCTGCTTGCACTGGCGCACCACTGGGACCTTCCGTTCCCGCCTGAAACCGTTTTCTCCGGCCTGCCCCTGGAACAGGGGCGGCTGACCCCTTCCTTGTTCGTGCGCGCGGCACGTCGCCTCGGGCTGGTGGCACGCATCGTGCGCCAGCCGCTGGCGTCACTGACCGCGGAAATGCTGCCCGCTGTCCTGTTGCTGGCACAGGATCAGGCCTGCCTGTACGAAGGACTGGATCCGGATGGCCTGGCCCGCCTGCGCGAACCGAGCCTGATGGAGGGGGAGCAACGTCTGCCGGTTTCCCAACTGGCTGCCCGGTACCAGGGTCTGTGCATTCTGGTCCGGCCACGCTATCGGCAAGACCGGCGAACGGCTGTCCAGCGTAACGTGAAGCCAGGGCACTGGTTCTGGCAGGCGGTGGCGGAAGGCTGGCCCCTGTACCGCGATGCCCTGTTTGCCGCCTTGCTGATCAATCTGTGTGCCCTGGCCGTCCCGCTGGTCACCATGAATGTCTACGACCGGGTGGTGCCCAATCTGGCGCTTTCCACGTTGTGGGTACTGGCCCTGGGGGCTGCCCTGGTGCTGGTGTTTGACTTCCTGCTCAAACTGGCGCGTTCGCATCTGCTCGACCTGGCGGGCAAGCGCATCGACATCAGGCTGTCGGCTCAAATCATGGAGCGGGTGCTGGGCCTGCGGCTCGAGCACCGGCCTGCCTCGGTCGGCGCCTTTGCGGCCAATCTGCGTGCCTTCGAGTCGGTACGCGATTTCATTGCTTCCAGTTCGGTCGTCACCCTGGTCGACTTGCCGTTTGTGCTGCTGTTCGTGCTGATTCTGTTGTGGCTGTCCCCCTGGTTTGCCTTGCCGGTCGTCCTGGCGGCGGGCCTGATGCTGCTGCAGGCCTGGCTGACCGCCGGACGCATGCGCACCCTGTCTGAATCCACCCTGCGCGCGGCGGCCGAGCGCAATGCGCTGCTGGTCGAAAGTCTGGGCGGTCTGGAGACCCTCAAGGCCCTGTCGGCCCAGGGGGTGCAACAAGGGCGCTGGGAGCGCACGACCCGCTATCTGGCGCAAACCGGGGCTCGCCTGAAAATCCTTTCCGCCCTGACCGGACACTTCGCCGCCCTGATCCAGCAACTGAGCTACCTGAGCATGCTGGTGCTTGGCGTCTATCTGATTCTGGATGGCCGGACCAGCCCGGGGGGCATCATCGCCGCCGGCATGTTGTCTGCACGCGCCACGGCCCCCCTGGGACAACTGGTCGGCCTGCTGACCCAGTACCACAATGCCCGGGCCTCGCTGGCTTCGGTGGAGTCGGTCATGCAGCTGCCGGTCGAGCGCGACAGCGAGCAGGTCTATACCCCGCGTGCGCCGTTTCGTGGCGCCATCGAACTTTGCGGGGTCAGTTTCAGCTATCCGGGGGCCAGCCGCCCGGCCTTGTCCGACGTCAGTCTGCGACTACAGCCCGGTGAGCGCGTCGCCATCCTCGGCGCCATCGGTTCCGGCAAGAGCACCATCCAGAAACTGGTCATGGGCCTGTACCAGCCGACTGGCGGCACCGTGCGGGTGGATGGCATAGACCTGCGCCAGATCGACCCGGACGAGCTGCGTCAGCATATCGGCTACGTGCCGCAGGAAAGCCTGCTGTTCTACGGCTCCCTGCGTCACAACCTGGAAATGGGACAGCATCGGGTGACGGTGGAGCGCCTGCAGCGCGCCATGCGCATTGCCGGACTGGACCGCTTTGTCGATCAGCATCCGGAAGGCTATGACCTGTTGGTGGGTGAACGGGGCGAGACCCTGTCAGGCGGCCAGCGCCGTGCCGTATGCATTGCCCGCGCCTGGGTCAGCGATGCCAGCATCCTGCTGATGGACGAACCGACCAGCAATATGGATCCGGCGCAGGCTCAGCGCATCATTCGCGCCCTGTCGGCCGAGCTGGCCGGCAAGACCCTGTTGCTGGTGACGCATCAGCCGGATGTGCTGGCACTGGTCGATCGCATCGTGGTGCTGGAGCAGGGGCACATTGTTGCCGACGGGCCAAAGGCCGAGGTGTTGGCCGCATTGAGCGGCGGTCGTCGTAGCACGGAGGCCACAGCATGA
- a CDS encoding M10 family metallopeptidase C-terminal domain-containing protein codes for MSMASQVLQVSGEVFAVNAQGQRRLLRRLDRLRADERIEATPGAQLLLLREDGQRVAISGDNPQQVAALTDSPSVAPEPAPVRKPRSVLEALAREARLKQMRPEAGLQGEAGENHGHDFVRVERLQEVVPGGYGPLGRPSWQDHRVSDPPGIREGGDDNRPAVVIARTLSMLETDRGRERRFPGPEVSDPDPGQNGLRAQGWQDFAAGRYQVQVSGDLRIALDPAWREMSSDEVAEFWLPVRTLDGTAARVPLQILGVNDPARVEPGQLVFLETESGLEKSTTLTVIDGDPDEQGLQPQALLPFEAGYYRVERDGQVLVTLTPGLKAMRGDETERHRLDVLTLDGQPGFVEVVIHGENQPAEIVATSLDIRESQRGSVLVFKGPTVTDADPGESGLQAGDWVEMNYSRARVLPSGEIEVDVSKLPPMRRGEVLSDELPLLSLDGTAASVNVRYHGENQPAEIAATSLDIRESQRGSVLVFKGPTVTDADPGESGLQAGDWIELNYSRARVLPSGEIEVDVSKLPPMRRGEVLSDELPLLSLDGTAASVNVRYHGENQPAEIAATSLDIRESQRGSVLVFKGPTVTDADPGESGLQAGDWIELNYSRARVLPSGEIEVDVSKLPPLRRGEVLSDELPLLSLDGSRASINVRYHGENQPAEIAATSLDIRESQRGSVLVFKGPTVTDADPGESGLQAGDWIELNYSRARVLPSGEIEVDVSKLPPMRAWWQWTDELPLVSLDGTPATLTLRYQGENTPAAMTPFTLNFDQNDVGRRLRFQPAIRDDDPDEAQARAMGEKAVGPLRYSVDGDGWVSLRLAETLAPMAKGQVLPFTLPLTTQDGTEVFFHVDIHGTGSGPRAEKGEIRIEAPAARPIDLMLVLDMSGSMQTFEQSAEGAVDYKPRLHWLKQAVADVIERYQLMGAVRVNVVMFDGNAYGEWSDRLSDHPGTRPGWVTPDQLKAGLLDGGVMDLNVFYNLGTNYVDALNLAQQSFGQGSGREGAHRVAFFISDGIPTYTIGQQDIRQWQQFLQQKQIEGHVVGIGRYREDEGYDLDGKHFTRQQMLDSLSPDGKSLQVSTGEWLSSILQGQSHVYSAGGSLGKMGEGGGYVSRVSLAGKEWLFDGRQAVSGDMSLAHFDPVSHLLSLRSDEVLLSIDLLSGSYVATQRLQPASVQTVTLDFTLTGLQGSSDSGQLRIVLAPDLPVLAPSWYGEDIVLHGPQTAPVTGESGHFIRFANAGQSALLKGGEGADTLMGYVRDDVLYGQGGADVLLGLEGHDQLYGGQGNDTLFGAEGNDQLWGGDGEDVLVGGNGNDVLTGGSGRDIFKWYVPHRGRTEMETDRITDFRMGEDQLDFRGIQHYVDQDKLRWQFSALAPDATRVELLFGQDGQTLRIDVQGLAMPVAADSSAILARYLQDGTMAGLAA; via the coding sequence ATGAGTATGGCCAGCCAGGTGCTGCAGGTCAGTGGAGAGGTATTTGCCGTCAATGCCCAGGGACAGCGTCGCCTGCTGCGTCGCCTTGACCGGCTCCGTGCCGACGAGCGCATAGAGGCGACGCCCGGCGCCCAGCTGCTGCTGCTGCGTGAAGATGGCCAGCGGGTCGCCATCAGCGGAGACAACCCGCAGCAGGTGGCCGCATTGACCGACAGCCCGTCTGTGGCGCCGGAGCCAGCGCCGGTGCGCAAACCTCGCAGTGTGCTGGAAGCTTTGGCGCGCGAGGCCAGACTCAAACAAATGCGCCCCGAGGCCGGCCTGCAGGGCGAAGCGGGCGAGAACCATGGCCACGACTTTGTGCGTGTTGAACGACTGCAGGAGGTGGTGCCTGGCGGTTACGGGCCGCTGGGACGTCCCTCCTGGCAAGACCACCGGGTCAGCGATCCCCCCGGCATCCGGGAGGGCGGGGACGACAACCGCCCGGCGGTGGTCATCGCCAGAACACTCAGCATGCTGGAGACGGATCGTGGCCGTGAGCGCCGCTTTCCCGGGCCGGAAGTGAGCGATCCTGATCCGGGGCAAAACGGGCTGCGGGCGCAGGGCTGGCAGGATTTTGCCGCCGGGCGCTATCAGGTGCAGGTCAGCGGTGACCTGCGCATTGCCCTTGATCCGGCCTGGCGCGAAATGAGCAGCGACGAGGTGGCGGAATTCTGGCTGCCCGTCCGTACCCTGGATGGCACTGCCGCGAGGGTTCCCCTGCAGATCCTTGGCGTCAACGACCCGGCACGCGTGGAGCCCGGGCAGCTTGTCTTTCTGGAAACCGAGAGCGGTCTTGAAAAGTCGACGACCCTGACCGTGATCGATGGCGACCCTGACGAGCAGGGTTTGCAGCCTCAGGCCTTGCTGCCATTCGAAGCCGGGTATTACCGCGTCGAGAGAGATGGCCAGGTGCTGGTGACCTTGACCCCCGGCTTGAAAGCCATGCGTGGTGATGAGACCGAACGGCACCGGCTGGATGTCTTGACGCTGGATGGTCAGCCGGGGTTTGTGGAAGTGGTGATTCACGGCGAAAACCAGCCGGCCGAGATTGTCGCTACTTCGCTGGACATCCGCGAAAGCCAGCGTGGCAGCGTGCTGGTGTTCAAGGGACCGACCGTCACCGACGCCGACCCGGGTGAGAGCGGCCTGCAGGCCGGTGACTGGGTGGAAATGAACTACAGCCGGGCACGGGTGCTGCCCAGCGGCGAGATCGAGGTCGACGTCAGCAAGCTGCCGCCAATGCGGCGCGGTGAGGTGCTCAGTGACGAACTGCCATTGCTCAGCCTGGACGGCACCGCCGCCAGTGTGAACGTGCGCTACCACGGCGAAAACCAGCCGGCCGAGATTGCCGCCACTTCGCTGGACATCCGCGAAAGCCAGCGTGGCAGCGTGTTGGTGTTCAAGGGGCCGACCGTTACCGACGCCGACCCGGGTGAGAGCGGCCTGCAGGCGGGGGACTGGATCGAGCTCAACTACAGCCGGGCGCGGGTCCTGCCCAGCGGCGAGATCGAGGTTGACGTCAGCAAGCTGCCGCCAATGCGGCGCGGTGAGGTGCTCAGTGACGAACTGCCATTGCTCAGCCTGGACGGCACCGCCGCCAGTGTGAACGTGCGCTACCACGGCGAAAACCAGCCGGCCGAGATCGCCGCCACTTCGCTGGACATCCGCGAAAGCCAGCGTGGCAGCGTGCTGGTGTTCAAGGGGCCGACCGTTACCGACGCCGACCCGGGTGAGAGCGGCCTGCAGGCGGGGGACTGGATCGAACTCAACTACAGCCGGGCGCGAGTGTTGCCCAGCGGCGAGATCGAGGTTGACGTCAGCAAGCTGCCGCCGCTGCGGCGCGGTGAGGTGCTCAGTGACGAACTGCCATTGCTCAGCCTGGACGGCAGCCGTGCCTCGATTAACGTGCGCTACCACGGCGAGAACCAGCCGGCCGAGATTGCCGCTACCTCACTCGACATCCGCGAAAGCCAGCGTGGCAGCGTGCTGGTGTTCAAGGGACCGACCGTCACCGACGCCGACCCGGGTGAGAGCGGCCTGCAGGCGGGGGACTGGATCGAACTCAACTACAGCCGGGCGCGGGTCCTGCCCAGCGGCGAGATCGAGGTCGACGTCAGCAAGCTGCCGCCAATGCGTGCCTGGTGGCAATGGACTGACGAGTTGCCGCTTGTCTCGCTGGACGGTACCCCCGCCACACTCACTCTGCGCTATCAAGGAGAGAACACCCCGGCGGCGATGACGCCCTTTACCCTGAATTTTGACCAGAACGACGTCGGACGCCGCCTGCGTTTTCAACCCGCCATCCGCGATGATGATCCCGACGAGGCGCAGGCCCGCGCCATGGGCGAGAAGGCGGTCGGCCCCTTGCGCTACAGCGTGGACGGCGATGGCTGGGTGAGTCTGCGCCTTGCCGAAACGCTGGCGCCAATGGCGAAAGGGCAGGTGTTGCCGTTCACCCTGCCATTGACGACTCAGGACGGGACCGAGGTGTTTTTTCATGTTGATATCCATGGGACGGGCAGTGGGCCGCGCGCCGAGAAAGGAGAGATCCGGATCGAGGCACCGGCAGCGCGCCCCATCGACCTGATGCTGGTGCTGGACATGTCCGGCAGCATGCAGACCTTCGAGCAGTCCGCGGAGGGGGCGGTGGACTACAAGCCGCGACTGCACTGGCTGAAGCAGGCCGTGGCCGATGTCATCGAACGGTATCAACTGATGGGGGCGGTCAGGGTTAATGTGGTGATGTTTGATGGCAATGCCTATGGCGAGTGGTCTGATCGTCTGAGCGATCATCCGGGGACGCGCCCGGGGTGGGTCACTCCGGATCAGCTCAAGGCAGGCTTGCTGGACGGCGGCGTCATGGATCTGAATGTGTTTTACAACCTGGGTACTAACTATGTAGACGCGCTGAACCTGGCTCAACAGTCGTTCGGGCAAGGCTCGGGCCGGGAGGGGGCACACCGCGTAGCGTTCTTCATCTCGGATGGCATTCCGACTTATACGATCGGTCAGCAGGATATCCGCCAGTGGCAACAGTTTTTACAGCAAAAGCAAATCGAGGGACATGTGGTCGGCATCGGTCGCTATCGGGAGGACGAAGGCTATGATCTGGATGGCAAGCATTTTACTCGCCAGCAAATGCTCGACAGTCTGAGCCCCGATGGCAAGTCGTTGCAGGTCTCCACCGGCGAGTGGCTGTCCTCCATCCTTCAGGGGCAAAGCCATGTTTACTCGGCCGGTGGCTCGCTGGGGAAAATGGGCGAGGGAGGGGGGTATGTCAGCCGCGTCAGCCTGGCCGGCAAAGAATGGCTGTTTGATGGTCGGCAGGCGGTGAGCGGGGACATGTCCCTGGCGCATTTCGACCCGGTCAGTCATCTGCTCAGCCTGCGCAGTGACGAGGTCTTGCTCAGCATTGACTTGCTGAGCGGCAGTTATGTCGCCACACAGCGTCTGCAACCTGCCTCCGTACAGACCGTCACGCTGGACTTTACCCTGACCGGCCTGCAGGGCAGCAGCGATTCGGGACAATTACGCATCGTGCTGGCCCCTGACCTTCCCGTGCTTGCCCCGTCCTGGTATGGCGAGGACATCGTGCTCCATGGTCCCCAGACTGCGCCTGTCACCGGAGAGTCCGGGCATTTCATCCGTTTTGCCAATGCCGGTCAGTCGGCGCTGCTCAAGGGGGGCGAGGGCGCCGATACGCTGATGGGCTATGTTCGTGATGATGTGCTGTACGGGCAGGGCGGGGCCGATGTCCTGCTGGGGCTGGAAGGGCATGACCAACTGTATGGCGGCCAGGGCAACGACACCTTGTTCGGGGCCGAGGGCAATGATCAGCTTTGGGGCGGCGACGGGGAGGATGTGCTGGTCGGCGGCAATGGCAATGACGTGCTGACCGGCGGCAGCGGGCGAGACATTTTCAAATGGTATGTGCCGCATCGGGGCCGTACCGAGATGGAGACCGACCGCATCACCGACTTCCGCATGGGAGAAGATCAGCTCGATTTTCGCGGTATTCAGCACTACGTCGATCAAGACAAGCTGCGCTGGCAGTTCAGTGCGCTGGCGCCCGATGCCACCCGGGTCGAGTTGCTGTTCGGCCAGGATGGCCAAACGCTGCGGATTGATGTGCAGGGACTGGCCATGCCTGTGGCCGCGGACAGCAGTGCCATCCTGGCGCGTTATCTTCAGGATGGCACGATGGCGGGGTTGGCTGCCTGA